Proteins encoded within one genomic window of Nordella sp. HKS 07:
- a CDS encoding DUF924 family protein, whose amino-acid sequence MNTQDYAPEDIVAFWFPDGDAPTAEEHMRLWNWRMRGGAHEEVITRFSDLTTRAAAGDLDHWAAKPMGRLALTLIFDQFTRSVWAGTPRAYAYDERARDLCLQGLENGHFDALENVWQKAAFKIPLEHCECADPADHLANLDIAIAIADRLINEAPPHLRQVYEFGATQPRRHRAVIARFGRHPHRNAILGRDSTPEELDYIATGNFPHTTKLEVPPKDA is encoded by the coding sequence ATGAACACCCAGGACTATGCCCCCGAAGATATCGTCGCCTTCTGGTTCCCCGATGGCGATGCGCCGACGGCGGAGGAGCATATGCGTCTGTGGAACTGGCGCATGCGCGGCGGGGCCCACGAGGAGGTGATCACGCGGTTCTCCGACCTCACGACACGCGCCGCCGCGGGCGATCTGGATCATTGGGCTGCCAAGCCCATGGGGCGGCTGGCTCTGACTCTAATCTTCGATCAGTTCACCCGGTCGGTCTGGGCAGGCACGCCCCGCGCCTATGCATATGACGAGAGAGCTCGCGACCTTTGCCTTCAGGGACTGGAGAACGGCCATTTCGACGCGCTGGAGAACGTCTGGCAGAAGGCCGCCTTCAAGATACCGCTGGAACACTGCGAATGCGCCGATCCGGCCGACCATCTCGCCAACCTCGACATCGCCATCGCCATTGCCGACCGCCTCATCAACGAGGCGCCGCCGCATCTGCGGCAGGTTTACGAGTTCGGCGCCACCCAGCCACGCAGGCATCGCGCCGTGATCGCCCGCTTCGGCCGCCATCCCCACCGCAATGCCATCCTCGGGCGCGACAGCACGCCTGAGGAACTGGACTACATCGCCACGGGCAATTTTCCGCACACCACGAAACTTGAGGTTCCGCCCAAGGACGCGTGA
- a CDS encoding SDR family NAD(P)-dependent oxidoreductase, translated as MGKLDRRIAVVTGAATGLGKAIALLYAAEGADVAVIDRNADGAARTAVAITQQGRRGLAIGADVGDEAAVDKAFTRIISEFGTPHILVNNAGIATVALLENMATAMWDEMLRINLKSVFLCTRAVLPAMRRNRYGRIINISSQLAHKGAGGMAHYAAAKAGILGLTRSLSYEVADDNITVNAICPGPLDTDMKLPPEWAARKQNELIVKRQGRVEEIAPTALLLAGEDAGFYIGAVFDPNGGDIMA; from the coding sequence ATGGGCAAGCTTGATCGGCGCATCGCGGTCGTCACCGGCGCGGCAACCGGGCTCGGCAAGGCGATCGCCTTGCTCTACGCCGCCGAAGGCGCCGATGTCGCGGTCATCGACCGGAACGCGGACGGAGCGGCCCGTACCGCCGTCGCGATCACACAACAGGGCCGGCGCGGCCTCGCGATCGGCGCCGATGTCGGCGATGAAGCCGCCGTCGACAAGGCGTTTACCCGGATCATTTCGGAATTCGGCACGCCGCATATCCTGGTCAACAACGCCGGCATCGCGACGGTCGCGCTTCTGGAGAACATGGCGACCGCCATGTGGGACGAGATGCTGCGCATCAATCTCAAGAGCGTTTTTCTGTGCACGCGCGCGGTGCTGCCGGCCATGCGCCGCAACCGCTATGGCCGCATCATCAACATCAGCTCGCAGCTCGCCCACAAGGGCGCCGGCGGCATGGCGCATTACGCCGCGGCCAAGGCCGGCATTCTCGGCCTGACCCGCTCGCTCTCCTACGAGGTTGCCGACGACAACATCACTGTCAACGCGATCTGCCCGGGCCCGCTCGACACCGATATGAAACTGCCGCCGGAATGGGCCGCCAGGAAGCAGAACGAACTGATCGTCAAGCGGCAAGGCCGGGTCGAGGAGATCGCTCCGACGGCGCTGTTGCTGGCCGGCGAGGACGCCGGCTTCTATATTGGCGCGGTGTTCGATCCCAATGGCGGCGACATCATGGCTTAG
- a CDS encoding CsbD family protein, with protein sequence MDWNRVEGNWKQVKGKVKEKWGKLTDDDLDVINGQRDQLEGKIQERYGIAKDQVRKDIDTWYTTQGW encoded by the coding sequence ATGGATTGGAATAGAGTCGAAGGCAATTGGAAGCAGGTCAAAGGCAAGGTCAAGGAGAAGTGGGGCAAGCTCACCGACGACGACCTGGACGTCATAAACGGACAGCGTGATCAGCTGGAAGGCAAGATCCAAGAGCGCTACGGAATAGCCAAGGATCAGGTCCGCAAGGACATAGACACGTGGTATACGACACAGGGCTGGTAG
- a CDS encoding FAD-binding oxidoreductase, with amino-acid sequence MVTRKKRLRAGKSIWQAFPAPRISTRAATDRMSADVLVIGAGISGALISEMAAAAGLSVIIADRRGPILGSTPASTALVQFEIDTPLTKLRDRIGAGNAIRAWRRSKLAVENLAHRTKYLGIDCHMVRRNSLYLSGDSLNAEKLELEGEARNAAGFETAVLSRSQLKAAYRLSRSKALLSFGNLALNPRLLTSGYLRHAMAHGVRILAPEEVVRIEVRAGGIAATLKSGTRLQAGAVIYATGYELPKIVKLRSLKIASTFAIATYPQKRRLWATQALIWEASEPYLYLRTTPDGRIICGGEDEDFSDEDRRNALLPAKVDHIRLKLQKLMPWVDTTPEFQWAASFGVSSTGLPRIGRIPGRQDVYAALGYGGNGITFSRIAAEVLTAQLTGRRDPDEDLFMF; translated from the coding sequence ATGGTCACCAGAAAGAAGCGATTGCGTGCCGGCAAGAGCATCTGGCAGGCGTTTCCAGCGCCCAGGATCTCGACCCGCGCCGCCACGGACCGCATGTCGGCGGATGTACTGGTGATCGGCGCCGGCATCAGCGGCGCATTGATCAGTGAAATGGCGGCGGCAGCGGGGCTGTCGGTAATCATCGCCGATCGGCGTGGCCCGATCCTTGGCTCGACGCCCGCGTCCACGGCGCTCGTTCAGTTCGAGATCGATACGCCCCTGACGAAATTGCGGGATAGGATAGGTGCAGGCAACGCGATCCGCGCATGGCGCCGATCGAAGCTCGCGGTGGAGAACCTCGCTCACCGCACGAAATATCTGGGGATCGATTGCCATATGGTTCGGCGAAATTCCCTATATCTTTCAGGCGACAGTCTGAATGCTGAGAAGCTGGAGCTTGAGGGAGAGGCACGCAACGCTGCTGGTTTTGAAACGGCTGTGCTGTCGCGATCGCAATTGAAGGCGGCGTACCGCTTAAGCAGATCGAAAGCGCTCCTGTCTTTCGGCAATCTGGCGCTCAATCCGCGCCTCCTCACATCTGGCTATTTGCGGCATGCCATGGCGCATGGTGTGCGCATCCTCGCGCCGGAAGAAGTCGTGCGGATCGAGGTTCGTGCCGGCGGGATAGCAGCTACTCTGAAAAGCGGGACGCGACTTCAGGCCGGTGCCGTCATTTATGCAACGGGGTACGAACTGCCGAAAATCGTCAAATTGCGATCGTTGAAGATTGCGTCTACTTTTGCAATCGCGACCTATCCTCAGAAACGACGGCTGTGGGCGACGCAAGCCCTGATCTGGGAAGCTTCGGAACCCTATCTTTATTTGCGCACGACACCTGACGGGCGCATTATCTGCGGGGGCGAGGACGAAGATTTCAGCGACGAGGATAGGCGCAACGCTCTCCTCCCAGCCAAGGTCGACCACATCCGTTTGAAATTGCAGAAATTGATGCCCTGGGTCGATACCACGCCGGAATTTCAGTGGGCTGCATCCTTCGGAGTCAGCAGTACCGGCCTTCCACGCATCGGCCGCATCCCCGGTCGGCAGGATGTTTACGCGGCCTTGGGATATGGCGGAAATGGAATAACATTCAGCCGTATAGCGGCGGAAGTCCTTACGGCGCAGCTGACAGGGCGACGCGACCCCGACGAAGACCTTTTCATGTTCTGA
- a CDS encoding C45 family autoproteolytic acyltransferase/hydolase, producing MTFTALEEDLPGLKWQSRWRYSWPAYRAWLATRRFDGPSPAACLQALQRHMPQLVQTYEKLLVLSGSGDLEARFLSHWKPPEYLSGCSIAAAAGHGMVRLVRNYDLSPELNEGLLLKSHWKKPVIGMVEFLWGLSDGINADGLCAAIAYGGRRGTDAGFGITLIIRYILETCSTVEEALDVLKRVPSHMAYNVTLADRLGQTASVELQPGGGLRQVWPAIATNHQSGPEQAMRPRFTETHDRRAYLQSLLADDPRPDSIVEAFLLPPLFQRRYQEGFGTLFTAEYDPCRACVTLHWQVDKWAQGFDDFAERHAEVIRYCDP from the coding sequence ATGACGTTCACCGCCCTTGAGGAAGATCTGCCCGGGCTCAAGTGGCAATCCCGTTGGCGGTATTCATGGCCGGCATACCGGGCGTGGCTCGCAACGCGCCGTTTCGACGGGCCGTCGCCGGCCGCCTGCCTTCAGGCCTTGCAGCGCCACATGCCGCAGCTCGTTCAAACCTATGAGAAGCTCCTGGTCCTCTCCGGCAGTGGCGACCTCGAAGCGCGTTTTCTGTCGCACTGGAAGCCACCTGAATATCTCTCGGGTTGTTCCATCGCAGCCGCAGCCGGCCATGGCATGGTGCGGCTCGTCCGCAACTATGATCTGTCGCCGGAGCTCAATGAGGGCCTGCTGTTGAAGTCTCATTGGAAAAAGCCGGTGATAGGCATGGTGGAATTCCTATGGGGGTTGTCGGACGGCATAAATGCCGATGGCCTATGTGCGGCCATTGCCTATGGAGGGCGCCGCGGCACAGACGCAGGCTTCGGCATTACGCTCATCATTCGCTACATCCTGGAGACATGCTCGACGGTGGAAGAAGCCCTAGACGTGCTGAAGAGAGTCCCGTCTCATATGGCCTACAATGTTACGTTGGCGGATCGCCTTGGACAGACAGCGAGCGTGGAGTTGCAGCCGGGCGGCGGGCTGCGTCAGGTCTGGCCGGCCATCGCGACAAATCACCAGAGCGGACCGGAGCAGGCTATGCGCCCCCGCTTTACCGAAACACATGATCGCCGTGCCTATTTGCAGTCTCTGCTGGCAGACGACCCCAGACCCGATTCAATCGTCGAAGCTTTTCTCCTCCCGCCCCTCTTCCAGAGGCGTTACCAAGAGGGTTTCGGCACCCTGTTCACCGCAGAATATGACCCTTGCCGCGCTTGCGTCACCCTGCATTGGCAGGTCGACAAGTGGGCTCAAGGATTTGACGATTTTGCTGAGCGGCATGCGGAAGTGATTCGCTACTGCGATCCATAG
- a CDS encoding PHB depolymerase family esterase encodes MKHTTAIGRALDAVRSSDPLEATRLIQEALGGSGRPETHASKPPLSSFPIPQTLDLEPQESRSNKPKRRAGLAETIAALRSFKLPIDISSHRPDITLPESLNFAKRHFACASGQRDFRLFVPSCIKPRGLIVMLHGCRQTAEDFAVGTNIHAIAEEHDLLVAYPHQPSSANPMSCWNWFRPVDQARMGGEAEVIAGLTRDVCAEFQVPPENIFVAGLSAGGAMAVVLGSTYPDLYSAVGIHSGLPYKSAHDANSAFAAMRGENGHRSRASAGYEFQPRLIVFHGSADQTVAAANATFLWKDAVRSKGPGDVLELTVSDGGRTVDRRIFSASADVASVEQWIIHGSGHAWSGGNPRGSYTLGDGPNASAEMVRFFLAKAPTSPRGVPSA; translated from the coding sequence ATGAAGCATACAACGGCTATCGGCCGAGCGCTGGATGCTGTCCGGTCCTCAGATCCCCTCGAGGCAACCCGCCTGATACAGGAAGCGCTTGGCGGATCGGGGCGCCCGGAAACTCACGCGTCAAAACCTCCATTGTCGAGCTTCCCCATACCCCAAACCCTGGATCTCGAACCTCAAGAATCACGCTCGAACAAACCCAAACGACGAGCGGGACTCGCCGAAACGATCGCGGCTCTGCGTTCCTTCAAATTGCCGATCGATATCAGCAGCCATCGCCCGGATATCACCCTTCCGGAAAGCTTGAACTTTGCAAAACGCCATTTCGCCTGTGCAAGCGGGCAGCGCGACTTCCGGCTATTTGTCCCCTCCTGCATCAAACCCCGCGGTCTGATCGTGATGCTGCATGGATGCCGGCAGACGGCGGAAGACTTCGCCGTCGGCACCAACATTCATGCGATAGCCGAAGAGCATGACCTTCTGGTCGCGTATCCGCATCAGCCCTCGTCAGCCAACCCGATGTCCTGCTGGAATTGGTTTCGTCCGGTGGACCAGGCGCGCATGGGTGGCGAAGCAGAGGTTATCGCGGGACTCACCCGGGATGTGTGCGCTGAATTCCAAGTCCCCCCGGAGAACATATTTGTGGCCGGCCTGTCAGCCGGCGGTGCCATGGCTGTCGTCCTGGGATCCACCTATCCCGATCTCTATTCGGCGGTCGGCATACATTCCGGGCTCCCCTACAAATCCGCGCATGATGCAAACAGCGCCTTTGCCGCCATGCGGGGAGAAAATGGACATCGCTCCCGCGCATCTGCGGGGTACGAATTCCAGCCAAGGCTGATTGTTTTTCATGGCAGCGCGGACCAGACGGTTGCTGCGGCGAACGCAACCTTCCTGTGGAAGGACGCGGTGCGATCGAAAGGTCCGGGCGATGTTCTTGAACTGACCGTTTCGGACGGAGGACGCACTGTCGATCGACGAATATTCTCCGCATCTGCCGATGTCGCATCAGTGGAGCAATGGATCATCCATGGGTCGGGGCATGCCTGGAGCGGTGGAAATCCCAGAGGCTCCTATACGCTCGGCGATGGCCCCAATGCTTCCGCGGAAATGGTCCGTTTCTTCCTGGCAAAGGCTCCTACGTCCCCGCGCGGTGTTCCTTCAGCATGA
- a CDS encoding CopG family transcriptional regulator translates to MENMAVLRFPDTEKLTLNIGYVDLGKIDLLVREGFYSNRSDFIRTAIRNQLSAQAAEVERVVVRQTFDVGLRDFSRAELEAKRKSGERLSISVVGLARIASDVTGELAAATIESLTVLGALQASPEVKAALAGRIR, encoded by the coding sequence ATGGAGAATATGGCAGTACTCCGGTTTCCTGATACGGAAAAACTGACGCTCAACATCGGTTATGTCGATTTGGGCAAGATCGACCTTCTCGTCCGGGAGGGTTTTTACTCCAACCGGTCAGACTTCATACGCACAGCCATCCGCAATCAACTTTCAGCGCAGGCGGCCGAGGTTGAACGCGTCGTCGTGCGGCAGACCTTTGATGTCGGCTTGCGTGACTTCAGCCGCGCGGAACTGGAAGCCAAACGCAAGTCAGGAGAACGCCTGTCGATCAGTGTCGTAGGACTGGCAAGGATAGCGAGCGATGTGACGGGAGAGCTGGCCGCCGCAACCATCGAATCCCTCACCGTGCTCGGCGCGCTGCAGGCAAGTCCCGAAGTCAAAGCGGCCCTCGCCGGTCGTATCCGCTAA
- a CDS encoding AI-2E family transporter has product MERTKAPNKLPQLQLLDELDSRLRSIRVALLGIFLILLVGLVYFARDFLLPVILALLLALTLSPIVRFMQKRGVAPPISALFIVLIVLGIFCAGIFFLSGPVTEWVSQAPEISRKIQYKLASLRSPVNAVVQASEQVGHIADSTSADDVQKVAIQQPGMLSTAAASAFGGITTAGVTFVLLLFLLSSGTMFYQKLVSILPSLRDKKRALAIAYDVEREVSQYLATITLINCGFGAAVAIAMAVTGMPNPVMWGVAAALLNFVPYIGALAGIVMVGIVALISFDSVAYAVIPPLLYAACAFAEGQLVTPILLGRRLELNSVAIFICVALWSWLWGIVGAIIAVPLLVAVKVFCDHFEPLGSFGEFLSGSPVSIAVEESKDRNNSGD; this is encoded by the coding sequence ATGGAACGCACCAAGGCGCCAAATAAGCTGCCTCAACTGCAACTGCTTGACGAACTGGATTCGCGACTGCGCTCCATCCGGGTCGCTCTTCTGGGAATATTCCTAATCTTGCTTGTTGGTCTCGTCTACTTTGCGCGGGACTTTCTCTTGCCAGTCATATTGGCGCTGCTCCTCGCGCTCACCTTGAGTCCAATCGTGAGATTCATGCAGAAACGAGGGGTGGCGCCTCCCATAAGTGCGCTGTTCATTGTCCTGATCGTTCTAGGCATTTTTTGCGCTGGAATATTCTTTTTGAGCGGGCCGGTAACGGAGTGGGTCAGTCAAGCTCCTGAGATCAGCCGGAAGATCCAGTACAAGCTTGCGTCGCTCAGATCCCCCGTAAACGCCGTGGTCCAAGCCTCCGAGCAGGTCGGTCATATTGCCGATAGTACCTCGGCTGACGACGTGCAGAAAGTGGCTATTCAGCAACCAGGCATGCTATCGACCGCCGCCGCCAGCGCCTTCGGGGGAATTACCACGGCCGGCGTAACGTTCGTTTTGCTTCTCTTTCTGCTTTCTTCTGGAACGATGTTTTATCAGAAGTTAGTCAGCATACTTCCGTCATTGAGGGATAAGAAGCGCGCGCTCGCCATAGCATACGATGTAGAACGGGAGGTTTCTCAGTACCTCGCAACAATTACACTCATCAATTGCGGGTTCGGCGCCGCCGTCGCCATTGCAATGGCAGTCACAGGAATGCCAAATCCGGTTATGTGGGGCGTTGCGGCCGCACTGCTCAACTTCGTGCCTTACATTGGTGCGCTGGCTGGCATCGTTATGGTTGGTATTGTTGCCCTTATTTCTTTTGACTCCGTCGCCTATGCTGTCATACCGCCCTTGTTATACGCCGCCTGTGCTTTTGCCGAAGGCCAACTCGTCACTCCGATTCTCCTTGGCAGACGCCTCGAGCTCAATTCTGTCGCCATTTTCATATGTGTTGCTTTGTGGAGCTGGCTCTGGGGGATTGTTGGCGCAATCATTGCCGTCCCTCTTCTTGTCGCGGTCAAAGTGTTTTGCGACCATTTTGAGCCTTTAGGTTCCTTTGGGGAGTTCCTTTCCGGAAGTCCGGTTTCGATAGCCGTTGAGGAATCAAAAGACAGGAATAATTCAGGAGACTAA
- a CDS encoding PAS domain-containing sensor histidine kinase, with product MPAMSDDDLSDLYENAPCGYLSMLPDGRLIKANATLSAWIGYSPDRLLELHFHDLLTITGRIFYEAHVAPLLHMQGFFDEATLDLATAPGGRLAVMANARQLPERDGRAACVRMAFFKATERRLYERELVAARSAAEIRLNSEREIAQLREQFIAVLGHDLRSPLASISAAARMLGREPQSDLGIRSLALMQNSVTRMSGIISNVLDFARGRLGGGIAVSRDIAEDIAPVLHQVVEELRASFPERAIEVDFALDKPVYCDPSRIGQLVSNLLGNALTHGADNEPIRLRAVTAKDQFELTVANAGPPIAEEMAARLFEPFFRGEVRKSQQGLGLGLHIAAEIAKAHGGTLKVTSTTEETRFTFVMPMGPDGVST from the coding sequence ATGCCGGCAATGAGCGATGACGATCTCAGCGACCTGTATGAGAATGCTCCCTGCGGCTACCTGTCGATGCTTCCCGACGGCCGGCTCATCAAGGCCAATGCGACGTTGTCCGCCTGGATCGGATATTCGCCTGACCGCCTCCTGGAACTGCATTTCCACGACTTGCTGACGATCACCGGCCGGATCTTCTACGAGGCGCATGTCGCGCCTTTGCTGCATATGCAAGGCTTCTTCGACGAGGCGACGCTCGATCTCGCCACGGCGCCTGGCGGGCGCCTCGCGGTGATGGCGAATGCCCGCCAGCTGCCGGAACGCGATGGCCGTGCCGCATGCGTGCGCATGGCCTTTTTCAAAGCGACGGAGCGACGGCTCTATGAGCGTGAACTGGTGGCGGCGAGGAGCGCTGCCGAGATCCGGCTCAATTCCGAGCGCGAGATCGCACAACTGCGCGAACAATTCATCGCAGTGTTGGGTCATGACCTGCGCAGTCCACTCGCCTCGATCTCTGCCGCCGCGCGCATGCTTGGGCGCGAGCCACAAAGCGATCTCGGCATCAGGTCTCTGGCCCTGATGCAGAACAGCGTGACACGGATGAGCGGGATCATCAGCAACGTTCTGGATTTTGCGCGGGGGCGCCTCGGCGGCGGTATCGCAGTCAGCCGCGATATTGCCGAGGATATCGCGCCGGTGCTGCACCAAGTGGTTGAAGAACTGCGCGCCAGCTTTCCAGAACGAGCCATAGAGGTTGATTTTGCGCTCGACAAACCTGTCTATTGTGATCCCTCGCGTATCGGCCAGCTGGTTTCAAACTTGCTCGGCAATGCGCTGACTCACGGGGCAGACAACGAACCCATCCGGCTCCGCGCGGTGACCGCGAAGGATCAGTTCGAACTCACCGTCGCCAATGCCGGCCCACCTATCGCCGAGGAGATGGCGGCGCGGCTTTTCGAACCGTTTTTCCGCGGCGAGGTGCGCAAAAGCCAGCAAGGCCTAGGCCTAGGCCTTCATATCGCCGCCGAAATCGCCAAGGCGCATGGGGGCACGCTGAAGGTCACATCCACAACCGAAGAAACCCGCTTCACCTTTGTCATGCCAATGGGACCGGATGGGGTCAGCACTTAG
- a CDS encoding alpha/beta fold hydrolase, giving the protein MSACSQHNVHMSGTGQKAIMFAHGFGCDQNMWRMVAPAFERDFRTVLFDYVGAGGADLSAYDPTKYASLSGYAEDVVAIARELDLRGAVFVGHSVSAMIGILASLKSPEIFERLVLVGPSPRYVDDGDYVGGFSAAQIAELLEFLGENHMGWAAAMAPAIMANPERPELGEELTTSFCRMQPEIAKAFAAVTFNSDNRPDLPKVKTRTLVLQCSQDVIAPQQVGEYVQRNIPGSELRYLKATGHCPNLSAPEEVIAAIRGFI; this is encoded by the coding sequence ATGTCCGCCTGTTCACAACACAATGTCCACATGAGTGGCACGGGCCAAAAAGCGATCATGTTCGCTCATGGGTTCGGATGCGACCAGAATATGTGGCGCATGGTCGCGCCCGCTTTCGAGCGCGATTTTCGAACCGTGCTGTTCGATTATGTCGGTGCCGGCGGCGCCGATCTCTCAGCTTATGATCCCACCAAATACGCCAGCCTCTCAGGCTATGCCGAGGATGTGGTCGCCATCGCACGCGAACTCGACCTCCGCGGAGCGGTTTTCGTAGGTCATTCGGTCAGCGCCATGATCGGCATTCTTGCCTCGCTCAAGTCGCCAGAGATATTCGAGCGCCTTGTCCTTGTCGGCCCATCGCCGCGCTATGTGGATGACGGCGACTATGTGGGCGGCTTCAGCGCGGCGCAGATCGCTGAACTGCTCGAATTCCTCGGCGAGAACCACATGGGCTGGGCGGCGGCGATGGCTCCGGCCATCATGGCCAATCCGGAGAGGCCGGAACTCGGCGAGGAACTTACGACAAGCTTCTGCCGCATGCAGCCGGAGATCGCAAAAGCCTTCGCAGCGGTGACGTTCAACTCCGACAACCGCCCTGACCTGCCCAAGGTCAAAACGCGCACCCTGGTTCTGCAATGCAGCCAAGACGTCATCGCTCCCCAGCAAGTCGGCGAATATGTGCAACGTAACATACCGGGCAGCGAGCTGAGGTATCTCAAGGCGACAGGTCATTGTCCCAACCTAAGCGCGCCCGAGGAAGTCATCGCGGCCATTCGCGGCTTCATCTGA